From one Psilocybe cubensis strain MGC-MH-2018 chromosome 13, whole genome shotgun sequence genomic stretch:
- a CDS encoding Hexokinase: MVISRRGSGSLTLASGQTLTIHTRTQDEEDLPHATKKTMADHLRKYEMLFTLTPQRMRMIVEAFKETLELGLEKPEQIVPMIPTFVFGWPTGEEQGDYLAVDLGGTNLRVCLVTVQGDGKFEITQSKYRLTEEQKHGSGQELFDFCAECLKTFVDTSLADSGGAATLKDGRKLPLGFTFSYPCTQDRIDQGILIRWTKGFGATNTEGQDVAAMFRSSLEKYQLPVELTALINDTTGTLIASNYVNSQTRIACIFGTGCNAAYMEHVKDIPKIANLGIDESADMAINCEWGAFDSFEHEHLPRTKYDIIVDETSNKPGEQAFEKLISGRYLGEILRLVICELIDEGVLFLGQNTYKLEKPYVFDTAFLSLMESDPTDELLMIIGIFTHFFAVETTLAERQFFRALAKLIGRRAARLSACGIAAIVSKMGYLDEGCSVGADGSLYNKYPGFADRIHEGLVDIFGERGRKIITHHAEDGSGVGSAIIAAMTKKRKEAGLYVNL; the protein is encoded by the exons ATGGTTATCTCAAGGCGAGGAAGTGGAAGTCTTACCCTGGCGTCCGGCCAGACGCTCACGATCCATACGAGGACgcaggatgaggaggatcTACCTCACGCAACAAAGAA GACGATGGCCGATCATCTAAGGAAGTACGAGATGCT ATTCACTCTCACCCCCCAACGGATGCGCATGATTGTGGAGGCTTTTAAGGAGACTCTAGAGCTGGGACTAGAGAAGCCAGAGCAGATTGTG CCCATGATCCCGACTTTTGTCTTCGGTTGGCCAACAGGAGAGGAACAGGGAGATTATCTAGCTGTTGATCTTG GGGGTACAAACCTTCGCGTTTGTCTCGTTACGGTTCAGGGCGATGGAAAGTTCGAAATCACGCAGTCAAAATACAGGCTTACCGAAGAGCAAAAGCATGGAAGTGGCCAAGAACTATTTGACTTCTGTGCGGAATGTTTGAAGACTTTTGTGGACACCAGTTTGGCGGACAGTGGTGGTGCTGCTACTCTCAAAGATGGCAGAAAGCTTCCTCTTGGATTCACA TTTTCGTATCCATGCAC ACAAGACCGCATTGATCAGGGAATTCTCATTCGGTGGACGAAAGGTTTCGGTGCTACAAATACAGAGGGCCAGGACGTGGCGGCCATGTTCCGTAGCTCTCTTGAAAAATATCAGCTTCCTGTTGAACTAACGGCCCTCATAAACGACACTACTGGCACACTCATCGCATCAAACTACGTCAACTCACAGACGAGAATTGCGTGCATCTTTGGCACCGGGTGCAATGCTGCCTACATGGAACATGTTAAGGACATCCCAAAAATTGCCAATCTAGGCATCGATGAGTCGGCGGATATGGCTATCAATTGTGAATGG GGTGCTTTTGATTCCTTTGAGCACGAACATCTTCCACGAACAAAGTATGACATTATCGTTGATGAAACGTCGAATAAACCTGGAGAGCAAGCATTTGAG AAATTAATTTCTGGACGATATCTGGGAGAAATTCTCCGCCTCGTCATTTGCGAGCTCATCGATGAGGGTGTTCTGTTCCTCGGTCAAAATACTTACAAACTCGAGAAGCCATACGTTTTTGACACTGCCTTCCTTTCTCTCATGGAAAG TGACCCGACAGACGAGCTGCTTATGATCATCGGAATATTCACACACTTTTTCGCCGTGGAGACGACCCTGGCAGAACGCCAGTTCTTCCGCGCGCTTGCGAAGTTGATTGGCCGACGCGCCGCACGGCTAAGCGCCTGTGGCATTGCTGCCATTGTGAGCAAGATGGGATACCTAGATGAAGGGTGCTCTGTTGGCGCTGATGGTTCATTGTACAAC AAATACCCTGGCTTCGCGGACAGGATACACGAGGGACTCGTAGATATCTTTGGAGAGCGAGGACG AAAAATCATTACCCATCACGCTGAGGATGGCAGTGGCGTTGGAAGTGCAATCATTGCTG ctatgacgaagaagagaaaggaggCTGGACTATACGTCAATCTATAG
- a CDS encoding 54S ribosomal protein L38, mitochondrial, giving the protein MIGLKSTLNCIDNSGALVVECVNILKNKVNNGWGSVGDEIVVVVQRARPISAAAQASVNAVKVRRGDVRRAVIVRTRKPVRRPDGSYIRFDDNAAVLLNNKKEMLGTRIGGIVSADLRLKGWGKIVSLAPRVV; this is encoded by the exons ATGATTGGCCTTAAAAGTACTCTTAAT TGCATAGATAACTCCGGCGCACTCGTCGTTGAGTGCGTCAACATCCTCAAGAACAAGGTCAACAATGGATGGGGCTCCGTTGGCGACGAAATCGTTGTAGTAGTCCAAAGAGCGCGTCCTATCTCTGCTGCTGCCCAGGCCTCAGTGAACGCTGTCAAAGTTCGTCGCGGTGACGTCCGACGCGCCGTGATTGTCCGCACTCGCAAGCCGGTGCGAAGACCTGACGGAAGCTACATTCGGTTCGACGACAACGCTGCCGTGCTCTTAAACAATAAGAAGGAGATGTTGGGGACGCGTATTGGTGGAATTGTTAGCGCAGACCTGAGGTTGAAAGGGTGGGGAAAGATTGTCAGTTTGGCCCCCAGG GTTGTTTAA